A segment of the Commensalibacter oyaizuii genome:
CTTATCTTAATTTTGAATTTAATCATCATGGTGGATTGCTGATAATATATACTGGAACAACCCCCCCCCCTACTTTACATGGGCTTTTTAACCTTAAAAATATACCTAAACTTGCTCAACGATTTAAAACACGTTGTGCTATTATGGATGAATATTGGCAACTAAAAGCGTTGTCGCAAAATAATATACACCTCACCTACAAAAAAGATCTTTTAGAGGCAAAATCAGAAACAAATCTATTGGAGCAACAGCTCTATTTCTTACAAAAACAAAAACAAACTGAGCTGCAGCAATTACAAAATACAATAGCACACTTAACACAACAACTTGGTCGGTCTAACGAACCCCCAAAATCGTTTTATACAAGACTTAAACTATTCATAAAAAGAAAGCTACAATCTTACACAGTAAAAAAAATTGTTAGTTCAAATCGTTTTTATACTATATTTATTCCCAAAAAAATACGTCAGTACGTAGAACAGCCAGCCTCTAATATCGACATTTCTTCTCCAACTTACGATAATAATTATCGTCCACGCCGTATAACATTCGTTGCAGGAGAACCTCATACACCTGGTGTAATCTATCGTTGTTATCGCAATGCGCAAGCATGCAGAATAGCAGGGCATGAGGCAAAAGTAATTAATGCGGCAGATGTTGGTCCCCAAGATATTAAATGGGCTGACATCATGATCTTATGGCGGGTTGAATTTAGCGGACATATTCTTGGAATCGTTGAGTTAGCTAAACAATATAACACCTTAACTGCATTTGACGCCGATGATATCGTTTTTAAACCTCAACTAGCCTATATTGAAATTATTGATGGCATACGCAGCATTGGAACCACAGAGGCAGAAACCTCACGTACTTTTGGTAATATGAAGCAGACATTGATGCGTACTGACTTTGCCGTCGCAACAACTGCTGAAATGCGTGAACATATGGCACAAGAATTAATTCCCAAACATGCTGGGCCATTGGTGTTCACACTACCTAATATTTTTGATGATGAGTGCGTTCAAACAGCTCGCTTTGCTGCCAGAATGAATAAATTACAAAAGAACGATACTTATATCCGTATTGGATATGCTTCAGGAACACGCACGCATCAACGCGATTTTGCTTTGGTTATTCCTGCGCTGATTAGTGTTTTCAAAAAACGCCCACAAGTCCGCCTAGTGTTATTCAGAGAACCTGAAAACCACCGACCTATTTTACATATGAATGAATATCCTGAACTTCAGGACTACGAAAATCATATTGAATGGAGAGATACTGTACCACTGCAACAACTCCCCCAAGAATTGGCGCGATTTGATATATCTATTGCCCCGTTAGAAGCAGACAACGTTTTTTGTAATGCCAAAAGTGAACTAAAATATTTTGAAGCTGCGTTAGCTAATGTTTGTTCTGTTGTCTCGCCAACAGGGCCTTTGAAAAGATGCATTGAACATGGTGTTACAGGTTTTTTAGCGAATACAACTCAGGAATGGGAAAAACATTTAATAACCTTAATTGACAATCCTGAATTACGCCATCAAGTAGCTCAAAATGCATATCACGATGTTTTATGGAATTTCGGTATTCAACGTCAGTCCAAACTATGTGATACAATTTTCCATAGCCTTACAGGTGAAAAAGGTGCTGCCCAGGCTGTAGAAACCATGATCAATCGTGGGAAATATCGTAATTTAAGCCTGCCCACCATCCCTGAAAGCGAGATTCTTTTCGATCATGATGCCTTACGAACAGCTATGGTAACGGTTATTATTACTTCTTATAACTATAGCCAATATATAATTGAAGCAATGGAATCCGTCAAAGCACAGACTTTGCAATATCTTGATATGATCATTGTTGATGATGGTTCCTCTGATGATTCTATCGATCTGATCCTGGCTTGGGCTAATAATCATAAGAACCGTTTCAACCGCCTTCAATTACACCGCTCGGTCAAAAATGCAGGACTTGGAGGGGCTCGTAATATTGGTATTGCTGCTAGTGAGACTCTTTATTCTATGCAACTGGATGCAGATAATCGATTACTACCAGATACATGTGAAAAACTTCTGGCTGTCATGCAAGATACTGCTATAGGGTATGCTTATCCCCAACTGCGTCATTTTGGTGCGGGTGAAAGCATCGGGGGCCATGTTCCCTTCCATCCATTACGTTTGACTGTCGGCAATTATATTGATGCCATGGTAATGTTAGCCAAGTGGGCGTGGGCTGCTGCAGGGGGTTTTTACGTACAACGCGACGCAATGGGGTGGGAAGATTACGATATGTGGTGCAGACTGGCTGAATTAGGAATCCAAGGAACACAAGTTCTTGATGCGTTTGCAGAATATCGTGCTCACTTTTCGTCTATGACTACTACTGTTACAGAGCAAACCAATCATAAACCTAAAGTTGTTTCCCATCTTTCTGAACGCCACCCCTGGATCGATATCGTTTATCCAGAGGATTCGCCTTGGTACAAGAAAAAATAATCACTGTTTTAAAAGCCTATATTACAATATAGGCTTTTATTTTTGTAAATATATTACTGCAACTTTTTATTAGCTTATGACCTAGAATCTATAAGAAATTTCTGAACACTATCTCTCTAAACCCGAACTATGATTGATTGATACTTCCTCACACACAAATAAAAGCAAGATATTCATGTCTAATATAATGAAAATATAACAATAAAGATTTATAGAAAATACTATGACTTTAATAAAGTAATTTTAGATATGCTTTTATTTTTTATTCTCGTTTTTTTATCCCCTTTATAAACACAGCCCTCGCAAAAAAAATCACCAGAACGATTGGGATTTATAAAACAAAAGGCAAATCAAGGTGATATTAAAGCTCAACTATTGATAGGGGCCGTGTTTGCAATAGGTCCATATGGTATTAAACAAAATATTTTTGAAGCAAAAAATCATACCAAAGTTAGAAAATGGTACAGGAAAGCAACAGACCAAAGGGATGGTACATCATTGAATAATTTAGGCGTATTTTATGTTTTTAGCCAAGGTGTCCCTAAAATATTACAAAAGCTAAAGAATATTTCAAACAGGCCTGCTTGCACAGAAACAGCAAAGGACGTAAAAATTATAAGCATTCGAACGATCAATAAATCATAAAAAAATATAGATAATATATGTTGGTCTTTATCCTTGACTACTAACTTTCTGGTACATTCTCTAGTAATTCCTTTATCCAAATCGTGGCATTCCCATCCGATGGTGCACGCCAGTCCCCACGTGGGGACAATCCCCCCCCAGCTGAAACCTTTGGGGCATTAGGCATTGCAGAACGTTTAAATTGACTAAACACAAAAAAGCGTTTTACAAAAACCTCTAACCAATGTCGAATTTCTGATAAATTATAGGCAATTTTCTTATCTTCAGGAAATCCTGACAACCAATTTCCCTTATTAACATCAGACCAGATAGAATAAGCAAGAAAAGCCACTTTTGATGGTTTTAACCCGTATCGTAAAATATAATATAGATTAAAATCCTGTAAGGCATAAGGACCGATTTTAGCCTCAGTGCTTTGCAGCGTTTTATTATCTTGTGATGGAATTAATTCTGGAGAAATTTCAGTATCTAAAATGCGTTGCAAGATTTCACCTGCATCCTCTGAAAAATGTCTGGATTGAATAACCCAACGAATTAAATGTTGAATCAAGGTTTTTGGTAGCCCTGCATTCACATTATAATGCGACATTTGATCCCCAACCCCATAAGTACACCATCCCAAAGCCAGTTCTGATAAATCGCCAGTTCCAATTACAATGCCATGATGATGATTGGCCAATCTGAATAAATAATCAGTTCTTAACCCAGCTTGAACATTTTCAAATGTAACATCATATACTGCTTGCCCATCGGCATAAGGGTGCTTCATATCCTGTAACATTTGTTTGGCTGCTGGGCGAATATCTAAACATTCCCACTGTATTCCTAAAGCGTCCATCAATGCCTCAGCATTGTTTTTGGTTTCAAAACTGGTTCCAAAGCCTGGCATCGTATACCCTAAAATTGACTCTCGCCCTATTTGCAGTTCATCCACCACTTGGGCAGCAACCAATAACGCTTGGGTAGAGTCCAACCCACCAGAGATCCCAATAACTAGTTTTTTTGCACCAATTGCCTGAATGCGTTGTTTTAGTGCTGATACTTGGATTCTATATGCTTCAAAACAATCTTGTTCCAATCGTTGTACGTCTGATGGAACAAAGGGAAACCGCTCTACAGGGCGCTTTAATCCCAAATCAACCAATGCTGGTGATAACGTAAAGTGAATATTACGATAATCATAGGGAACAGATAAATTTTGATGAAACGTTCCAACCTGCATACGTTCTTGTCTTAGAATATCTAGGTCAATATCTGCAATTAAACAAGTTTGCCCTTCGGGAAAGCGATCTGTTTGTGCTAAGATTCGACCATTTTCAACAATGGATAATTGACCGTCCCATGCCACATCGGTTGAAGATTCCCCCTGCCCTGCAGCAGCATACAAGTACGCACAAATTCCACGTGCAGATTGTGACTGGCACAATAATAAACGCTTATCAGCTTTTGCAATAGTAATATTACTGGCAGAAAGATTGGCGATTACTGTCGCCCCACCTATACAGGCATAGCTGCTGGGGGGAACTGGCACCCACAAATCTTCACAAATTTCTGCACTGATAACAAAATCAGGATAATCAACAGCGGAAAATAACAGATCCACACCGAAAGGAACCTGTTGCCCCAACAAAGTTATCTGCCGATCAACAATGTGTTGGCCACTAGCAAATTGCCTAGCCTCGTAAAACTCGCGATAATTAGGTAGGTAGGATTTTGGAATAACTCCCAAGATTTTACCCTTATGGATAGCAATTGCGCAATTATAAACAGCACCTTTAAAAATTAACGGAGCACCCACAATCAACACAGGCAACAAAGTTTGAGTTGCTTGACAAAGGGAACTAATTGCTTCGACTATGCTATCTAATAAGACATGCTGTAACCTAAGATCTTCTATTGCATAACCTGACAAAGACAGCTCAGGAAATACACACAACGCTGCCCCCTGTTCGTGTGCCTTACCAGCTAAGCTGATAATTTCCTGACTATTGGCAATTGGATCTGCCAAACGCACTGAAAAATTACAAGTAGCAACCCGAACAAAATTATGTTCATAAAGAGAATAAAAATTTTTCAAATGCTTTTCCTCTGCCAAACCATCTATCAAGAAAAACTAGACGGACGGTGCCTCATCCTTGTTCCAACTATAATAGCAATAAACAAGACTAAAGAATATAACCCATTTAACATCGTTAAAGAAATAGGCAGCCAGTCAAATAAATAAGAAGCTATATCGCAAGGTTTACTAGGTCGATCAGGCATTGACATAAAACGTGCATTTAAATCTTGAACATGAGAAGAGATTGAATAACATTCTGGCAATGGGCTTGGCCACCAACCTTGTTCAACCCCGATATGCAAAAAAGATAATGCCAAACTAGCCAATAAAACCAACGCAGCCAGATTAAAGATCAATCCGATAAAACGATTTTTAACGATAAAAACAAAAATACCAAATAAAATTAAAATACGATATGGCCACCGCTCCAACAAGCATAATCCACATGGAGCCATATTCCATATATTTTGGAAAAACCACGCCATAATAAGCGCAACCAGCCCTGATATAATCATCATCATTCCTAAAATAAATCGAATAGGCTGTTCCCGATGTCTGAACATAATCATTATCTTTCTATAATTTCAAGATTAATACTGTACAGTTTACTATAAAAACACCTGAACCAAATATCTTTAAGAAATAAAAACGAAATAAAAAAAGCTGGTTATTGTTTGTAATAACCAGCTTTGAATAAATTTAAGACACGTCTTATCAATGTTGAGAATGAATAGAATCTTCCAAAGATTTCTCTAAATCATCAGAAGATTGTCCACTTCCATTAACATCTGACTTTTGACCTGATGATGTACCCGTCGAAGGTTGCGCAACAAGAGGTTCTGAACCAACTGTACCCTCGCACTTTACCATACTGACATTATACAATGGATGCTCGAAAACAGAATCCCCTGGTTCAGCTGAAAAAATCCATGCAGCAAACGGATTAGTTGGCAATTTACTATCCACAATTTGTAAAAAAGCCGCATTATCAGGTGACAGTGCTGTGGGCCGTGTGATGCATCGTTTGACACTGATGGTTAAGGTTTTATATGTTTCAGTCCCCCCAACAGGAATTGTTAAAACAGTGGCTTCAGATTCAAGCTTGCTTAAAACGCGAATAACAGCTTTGGGTTGACTTAACCATGTATCTGCTGACACCGAAGAAGCGTTTGAAGAAGATGACTTCTTTTTTTCAGCATTTGCGTGATGATGAATGCCAACGTTCAGTATACAAGACGCCGCAACCAATAAAATCTTTTTCACACTACAGGACTCCGTAATTGGTCAATCATTTCCTTTAATACTGACCGCATAAATTGTTCATCAACCCCCATCAACATTGCATCTTCAAACGCATCTTGCATCATTTGCATTAATTCAACATGATTTTCAGTTAAAATTTTGATCTTCTCCTTGCAAATTACAGGCTTTTGATCGGTTTGTAGCCACATCAAGGAAGACAAATCCAATTGATCATTCGACTTAATCATACATACCCCCTTATTCTAAAGGAGCTATAGCTTTGTCATCGGTTGTATTTTTCTTATGATCATCCGATTTAGGTTTATTATCAGCAATAGAAAAGACGAATTTGCTTAAAAGTTCCTGCAAACTGATTGAACCTTGAGTATGAGACATAAACTGACCAGGTTTTAAGATACTCTCATCCCCACCAGGAGATAGGTCAATATATTTCCCCCCCAGCAAACTATCACTCGTAATGACAGCGGCAGTATCAACTGGTAATTGCAAGTCAGGACGCACAGTAAAAATGACAGTGGCTTTATAAGTCTTGGGATCAACGGTTTCCTCAATAACTTTACCTACGTTAACCCCAGCTAATTTAACATCTGATCCAATGTCTAGCCCATCAATATGCTCAAATGAAGCTTTCAAGGGATAGCCACTTACCCTTTCCTGACCATGACCAACAATTGCCAAAATAACCACTGTGATAAACGCAACAATCACAATAAATCCAACAATTATTTCAATAATCTGTCGTGTTTTGTTCGAAGTGGTAACCTGCATAATGATTTAATTTACCTATTCCCCAGGGGACCAGCTTTCATAATCACCCGTTGCTTTGGCACGTTTTCCACCAGCATAGTCACTGCCTTGAGGGTGGTATGCTGTTGCAGTTCCTGTAGGGTTGGCATGATATTCCGTTTGCCAAGGATGACGTTTAGATGCTGGCAAAGGTGCATCAGCTCCATGATGAAGCCATACCCACCATTCAGGAGGGACAACAGATGGATCGTCACCTTTGTTATAAATGACCCAACGCTCACGACGTTGTTCCCCACCGCCTAGACGGTTCAATTTGCGAGATTCATAATAAGACCGCCCGCCAGCATCCTTGCCGACCAAACGTCCCTTAAACATCGTGTGAAGGCGTGTTCCTAAAGTTGTCATGACTCTAATACATTAATATTTATATGAATAACGATTTACTCTTGTATAGAATTCTAAAAGTTAAAGATATACCCTTTTCACAAAAAAGCATAAAATCTTTCTCAATTTGAATCTATAAAAAACTAAATAGATATTTATCTATACAGGATGGACGTATAAAAATCAATTTTACGTATACTGGAATAGATATATCTTTCAACCACCGTAAATTAAAAATCTTTTAGTTTTTAATCAAAAGAAACTTAGAGAGAAATTTTATCCACAATATCCACTATATCCATAGGCGTGTATAATTTTTACATCGATATTATCCCTTATCTTCAGCCTCTAAACCGCTTAAACTATCAAGTATGAAAACACGACATCTTTGGAATGGCGTCCGGATGCGTAATCTGCGTACTGCGATTGATCCTGATGCACCTTTACACTCTGTTATGATCCCTGAAGATTGGGAAAATAACGCTGCAACAGCGATCCTTCAATTATGCCCAGAGCATTTGCTGGACGCATCCCCTATAAAAACGGACGTTTTAATAGCAAATTGGCTATTCCCTCTGTGCGAACAGGCAACCAATTTTACCGCGCAACATTGGGAATCCATCTTGTTATTAAAGCAAGCATGTCCCAACAGCGTCATTTGGAAAAACGATCCTGGTCAAAAACCAGGTATTGTTATCAATCTTGCCGCTTTTGCTTCGACTGAGACGGGGTTTAATGCTCAATCCTACCGACATGTCTTAGAGGTTGTAGCCGATACATTACGTGTTTTGCATCGACAGCAGGCTAATTTCATCAACGGTGAATTACCCTTTGCAGAATTGTCCCCCAATCATCAAAATGATTTAGAGAATCAACAGCTAGAATTTACAGCCCAACCCAGTGCTGGTATCATCTACCTTTCAAACCTTGACGCTTGTCTAGCACAGCTGGGTTACGACTATGACAGCGTCGACGGTAGGGATGTTGCATGTTGTCTTGCCTGTTTTGCAACACTTTTGGCAAATACAGGATGTGGTGCAGATTTCTTGCCCTTATCCCCAGACTGGAATGCATTGCCAGAATTGGCAACAACAGCAAAAGATATCTGGGCACTTGCTTCTGATGAACCACGCTCTCGCTTGGAACGAATCGACACCAGTTTTTCAACACCAGGTAACCCTGCAGATCTATTACTGGAATCAGAGTCCTGTGGCCTTGCCCCTATTTTTTCTTTGCTAAGGGAAGATGGCCTATTGGCTTTTAGTACTCTGGCAAGGTTAGCCCACAAAGGATTAACCTTAGAATCAGCACTAGCAGCAGCACTAGCTGGCGAAAGTATCATCCACCCCCCTTCAGCCCAAGCACATTACGCCATGCACCAAGCCTTGGCAGGGTTTGTTACTCATATGCCAGCACGTCCTAACCCGATTACCCATCCCTTGTCCTCTAAAACAACATTATGTAGGGGCGTAAAAAAACCTCTTCCTCCACGACGTAAGGGAATTACCCAAAAAGCCAGTATTGCCGGACGGGGTTTATTTTTACGAACAGGGGAATACGAAGATGGTACTTTAGGAGAAATTTCAATAACCCCTACCAAAGAAAATGCAATGGTCAAAGGACTACTAGAAAGCTTAAGCCAAGCGGTAAGCATCGGCTTGCAATATGGTGCCCCTTTAAAGGAATATGTCTCGACTTTTGCTTACAGTCGCTTTGGCGTTGCGGGAACTGTCGAAGGTGACCCGGGTGCATTATATGCCACCTCTTTTCTAGATTACAGTTTTAGGGCACTTTCTGATATTTATCTACATGAACCCTTGGCAGATGCACCCAACAATTTACACGCTAGTGATGAAGCCTTACCTATGCTACCCTTAGATTTACCCGATGAAGGTGAAAAACAAACTCCACCTCATCATCCTCGAAATAGTAAATTTAAACTGGTCAGTTAACTAAAGGAAACCATTATGTCCACCCCCGAAGAACGTCTTGAGGCTTTGAAAATTGTTCTACCCACCCCAGCCACCCCCGTGGCAAATTATGTACCAAGCGTAAAAACTGGAAATTGGTTGATTATTTCTGGGCAATTACCCTTGGTTCATAGCAAATTATTTGCCACAGGATTACTGGGGGATGAAGTTGATGTTGAAACCGGGGCCAAGGCTGCTAGATTTTGCATGATTAATATTTTAGCTCAAGCACGGGCTGCACTTGGCAGTCTTAACTATATTAATAAGCTGGTACGTTTGGGCGGTTTTGTCGCAAGCACCCCAACATTCACCCAACAAGCAGCAGTTATGAATGGTGCCTCTGATTTGGCTGTTGAGGTCTTTGGCCCAGCTGGGCAGCACGCACGTTCTGCTTTTGGCGTGGCATCATTGCCAATGAATGCTTGCGTTGAAGTCGAAGCATGGTTTGAATTCAACGCCTAGCCAATAAAATGACCAAGTAAAGACTACTTGGTCATTTCCATTATTCAGCTAACAAATCATCTGACTCATTTTCGTCAGACATCATGGCATCGCCAACAACCCCTGCCTTTTCACGAATACGTTGTTCAATACTGTGACTGACTTCTGGATTGTCTCGTAAAAACTGCTTTACGTTCTCGCGTCCTTGACCGATGCGTTGACTGTCATAAGAAAACCATGACCCAGCTTTCTCAACAATACCGGCCTTAACACCAAGATCAATTAATTCGCCCATTTTACTGATACCTTCACCATACATAATATCGAATTCTACTTGGCGGAACGGTGGGGCCATTTTATTTTTGACTACTTTGACACGAGTCTGATTTCCTGTGACCTCCTCTTTATCCTTAACTTGACCAATACGACGAATATCCAAACGTACAGAAGCATAGAATTTTAGCGCATTTCCACCAGTCGTTGTTTCTGGCGAACCAAACATGACACCAATCTTTTGACGAATCTGATTTAGAAATATCAAACAGGCATTTGAGCGTGAAACGGAACCAGTTAATTTTCTTAAAGCTTGGCTCATTAAACGTGCATGTAACCCAACATGGTTATCCCCCATGTCCCCCTCAAGCTCGGCACGGGGAACCAGTGCTGCCACACTATCAATAACCAATACATCAACTGCACCTGACCGTACTAACGTATCCGCAATTTCAAGTGCCTGCTCTCCTGCATCAGGTTGGGAAATAAGCAAATTATCAATATCTACGCCTAGTTTTCTGGCATAAATTGGATCCAAGGCATGCTCGGCATCGATAAATGCACAAGTTCCGCCCGTTTTCTGGGCTTCAGCAATGATATGCAACGCCATCGTTGTTTTACCAGAGCTTTCAGGTCCATAAATCTCAACAATACGTCCGCGTGGCACCCCACCAATGCCTAAACCTATATCCAGTCCAATTGATCCTGTTGATATCGCCTCAACTTGAACTGCGGGTTTTTCACCCATTTTCATAATGGAACCTTTACCAAAAGCGCGTTCAATCTGAGCTAATGCACCATCTAATGCTTTATTTTTATCCATTATCTTTAAAACCTTCTTTTTTATCAACAACCAAATATTACTTTGATTCTATTAACTTTTATCGCAAAAAAAACGTCACTTTCATTTTACCGAAAATGACGCATGAATCCATTATAAAATAAATATTTATCGACGACTGATCGCAAGACCCGATCCTGAAGGATCAGTATAAGCACGACAATAATTGCTATTTCCAGGCATACCTTCTTCACAGAACACAGCGTTTACCCGACCTTGGGGGGAATTGGGATGGGCAATGTCAATATTGTTTTTTCCATCTTTGGTATGGGTCAGCAATGTATTTAAAACTTCAGCACCTGCTGCTGCTGCCTCATTTTGTCCAGAAGCTGAAACCGCAGCCATAAAGCGATTTTTATATGTTGCGATCGCTGCAGTTAACAAAGGTTGTGGCACTGACTTAGGAGAAGCTGCCATAACAATCCCCGTTGTTCCAGCAATACGACCAGTACCAAATAAATTATTCATTGTTAATGCACAGGAGACAGCACCACCATTACGATCCATCACTGAAAATGAAGTCGATGCAGGTAGGGAAGGCAAATTACCACTACCAGCTTTGCCTTCATTTAACCAAGACTGCGCTTTATTTTCCTGAGCTAAAATATTTTTTTTATCAAAGGCCAAACCATTACTTGCTCGCCATTGCGCCACTGTCCCTTGAGATATTGCAGAGGCATTTCCTTTTCCATTACTTAGATTTCGCCACGCCATTGCCATGCCCAAACCACCATCAGCAGATGGAGAAACGAAATATACATTTTGTCCCTTAGCCATTACCACCGACAAAGCTGGGGCTTTTACAGGTAGGGCATTTCTAAACCCTTCGCCACTTAATCCACCCCCAGCGGCTTGCGCTCCAAGGGCATAGCTGTGCGCCAAAGATCCGATATACAAATCAGATACCCCAGAGGTAATTAATCGATCGTAAATAATTTTTAAACGGGGCTGATACAACATATCCCCTGCCTGCAATACTGTACCGTCTTTACGAGCAAAGATTTTTTGCATCGCGGCATCCAAAAATAAAGGTCCTTGTACAGCTGCCAAATCATTGGCAAAAATGTCAGATACCGTTACCCCATTTTGGGCCATATTTCCAATAAGGTGTAAAATATCGTTAATATCTGCTTTACCCTCACTAGCCTGTAGCAAATATAATCCACGTGCCATCATCGGAACGGCTGCGGGACGGTCGGCTTGCCCCTGAATTATGCCTGATTGGGGTAAAAATAGAAAGGATTGTGCCGGTTGACCAGGACGATACGCAATACAAGCACCCCCGCCCCCCAAGGACGCACGTGACGGCAATGTCACTGTTAAAGCAAAACCCAAAGCCGTTGCTGCGTCCGCTGCGTTACCACCACGAATTAAAACATCCCGCGCAATCATTGCTGCCTGAGGTTCGTCTGCTGCAACACTACCAACATAGCCAGTTACGCGATTGTTTAAATTTTTTGTTTTGATGGTTTTATGGCCAGTATGTTCGCCACCACATGCCGTCAATGATACAGCAACCATAGCACTGATAGCTACTTTACCTGCTTTTCTTAAGAAATTAGTATCGGTAATAAAATGATGAGCAGGCTTTTTCAAAAAGGTACATCCTTTTAATAAATAACGACTACGTAAACGATAAGAACGCTTTGACACGCGGTTGGTCTCCGATGAATCAGCAGAATTAACAAATATTTAGACTTACAGTTACAATTATTCACAGTAAGAATATAATTAATAACCGTTTTTTTATAACATAATAACCATAATACTGTATAATGTTATGTTGAATAATTATTTACTTTTTCTACCAGGAGAAACATTTATGAAAAAGTCGCCTTTTCAGCGCTACTTTCACATTCCTTTAACCGCCAGCTTGTTCTGTGGTGTTATGGTGACCCCACTTTCAGGGTATGCTCAAGATAATAGCAGTTTCACCCCTGAACAACACAAAGAAATTATTTCCACCGTGCGTCAGGCGCTTAAAAACGACCCTTCTATCCTGGAAGATGCCATTATTGCAGCACAACAAAAGAGAACAAAACAACGTACGGAAAGTGCTTCTAAAACTTTGGCTGAGAAGAAAAATGTTTTGATGAATGTTTTGCCAACAGACGGATTTATTGGCAATCCAAATGCTAAGAATACAATTGTAGAATTTTTTGACCCACGCTGTCCATATTGTAAGAAAATTCTTCCTGAACTGGTTCAACTCACCAAAGATGACAAAAATGTCCGCATTATTTTTAAAATTGTTCCTATTCTAGGGGAAAATAGTGTTTTACAGTCCAGAGCCATCGTCGCAGCAACTCGTCAAAATGGGTATGTTAGCATGATGAAAGCCATTATGGATTCAAAAGAAGAAATTACAGAAGACACAATTAAAACAATTGCTAAGCAACAAAAGCTGGATGCTGATCGTTTGATCCAAGATATGAAAGCGGCTTCTGTTACCAAAGCACTAGAGGATAATGTTCAGTTACTACGCGACTTGGGGATTGATGGTACGCCTGCACTGGTGATTAATGATAAAAAAATAATCCCTGGTGCCGTTAGTTATGAAACTTT
Coding sequences within it:
- a CDS encoding glycosyltransferase, yielding MPQDSDHQDCPKYSLQQILDNHNEQLLFYRPHDQQHIHPHHTCLTWLIGNILPKKIIILDNEQYNTQSVISNLLNQFELSSQCYGNIKQQTSNSAHNSIIPLDHLSSLNDSLIYFNSAYISINDHPTLSSIIKHLPTNSILIFSNVYEKNSISKENQKLIDQWQTAYLNFEFNHHGGLLIIYTGTTPPPTLHGLFNLKNIPKLAQRFKTRCAIMDEYWQLKALSQNNIHLTYKKDLLEAKSETNLLEQQLYFLQKQKQTELQQLQNTIAHLTQQLGRSNEPPKSFYTRLKLFIKRKLQSYTVKKIVSSNRFYTIFIPKKIRQYVEQPASNIDISSPTYDNNYRPRRITFVAGEPHTPGVIYRCYRNAQACRIAGHEAKVINAADVGPQDIKWADIMILWRVEFSGHILGIVELAKQYNTLTAFDADDIVFKPQLAYIEIIDGIRSIGTTEAETSRTFGNMKQTLMRTDFAVATTAEMREHMAQELIPKHAGPLVFTLPNIFDDECVQTARFAARMNKLQKNDTYIRIGYASGTRTHQRDFALVIPALISVFKKRPQVRLVLFREPENHRPILHMNEYPELQDYENHIEWRDTVPLQQLPQELARFDISIAPLEADNVFCNAKSELKYFEAALANVCSVVSPTGPLKRCIEHGVTGFLANTTQEWEKHLITLIDNPELRHQVAQNAYHDVLWNFGIQRQSKLCDTIFHSLTGEKGAAQAVETMINRGKYRNLSLPTIPESEILFDHDALRTAMVTVIITSYNYSQYIIEAMESVKAQTLQYLDMIIVDDGSSDDSIDLILAWANNHKNRFNRLQLHRSVKNAGLGGARNIGIAASETLYSMQLDADNRLLPDTCEKLLAVMQDTAIGYAYPQLRHFGAGESIGGHVPFHPLRLTVGNYIDAMVMLAKWAWAAAGGFYVQRDAMGWEDYDMWCRLAELGIQGTQVLDAFAEYRAHFSSMTTTVTEQTNHKPKVVSHLSERHPWIDIVYPEDSPWYKKK
- a CDS encoding SEL1-like repeat protein, with product MGFIKQKANQGDIKAQLLIGAVFAIGPYGIKQNIFEAKNHTKVRKWYRKATDQRDGTSLNNLGVFYVFSQGVPKILQKLKNISNRPACTETAKDVKIISIRTINKS
- a CDS encoding NAD(+) synthase, whose amino-acid sequence is MKNFYSLYEHNFVRVATCNFSVRLADPIANSQEIISLAGKAHEQGAALCVFPELSLSGYAIEDLRLQHVLLDSIVEAISSLCQATQTLLPVLIVGAPLIFKGAVYNCAIAIHKGKILGVIPKSYLPNYREFYEARQFASGQHIVDRQITLLGQQVPFGVDLLFSAVDYPDFVISAEICEDLWVPVPPSSYACIGGATVIANLSASNITIAKADKRLLLCQSQSARGICAYLYAAAGQGESSTDVAWDGQLSIVENGRILAQTDRFPEGQTCLIADIDLDILRQERMQVGTFHQNLSVPYDYRNIHFTLSPALVDLGLKRPVERFPFVPSDVQRLEQDCFEAYRIQVSALKQRIQAIGAKKLVIGISGGLDSTQALLVAAQVVDELQIGRESILGYTMPGFGTSFETKNNAEALMDALGIQWECLDIRPAAKQMLQDMKHPYADGQAVYDVTFENVQAGLRTDYLFRLANHHHGIVIGTGDLSELALGWCTYGVGDQMSHYNVNAGLPKTLIQHLIRWVIQSRHFSEDAGEILQRILDTEISPELIPSQDNKTLQSTEAKIGPYALQDFNLYYILRYGLKPSKVAFLAYSIWSDVNKGNWLSGFPEDKKIAYNLSEIRHWLEVFVKRFFVFSQFKRSAMPNAPKVSAGGGLSPRGDWRAPSDGNATIWIKELLENVPES
- a CDS encoding disulfide bond formation protein B, yielding MFRHREQPIRFILGMMMIISGLVALIMAWFFQNIWNMAPCGLCLLERWPYRILILFGIFVFIVKNRFIGLIFNLAALVLLASLALSFLHIGVEQGWWPSPLPECYSISSHVQDLNARFMSMPDRPSKPCDIASYLFDWLPISLTMLNGLYSLVLFIAIIVGTRMRHRPSSFS
- a CDS encoding DUF2155 domain-containing protein; protein product: MKKILLVAASCILNVGIHHHANAEKKKSSSSNASSVSADTWLSQPKAVIRVLSKLESEATVLTIPVGGTETYKTLTISVKRCITRPTALSPDNAAFLQIVDSKLPTNPFAAWIFSAEPGDSVFEHPLYNVSMVKCEGTVGSEPLVAQPSTGTSSGQKSDVNGSGQSSDDLEKSLEDSIHSQH